CGGAGCATGCAGAACCAGTTGAAACCGCCACTCCGGCGGTATCGAGATTCATTACCACCGAATCACCCGGAGTCCCTGGAAAACCAACGTTAAGGGTGTTGGAGACTCTGGTGTCGGGATGTCCGTTCAGGTAAACATCCTCTATTTCCCGTGAAAGCTCCTCGAAAAGACGGTCGCGCAGCTTCCCCAGTCTTTCGTTTTCCGTCTCAAGCTCCCCGCGCAGAAGCTCGCACGCATAACCGAATCCGCAGACGGCCGCTACGTTCTCCGTTCCCGATCTCTTTCCCCTCTCCTGCCCCCCGCCGTGCACGAAAGGCTCGAGGGCAACCCCTTTTTTCAAGTAAAGAGCTCCCGACCCCTTGGGACCGCATATCTTGTGGGCGGAAAAAGACGCCATGTCCACCGGCAGATCGGCAAGATCGATCTCCATCTTTCCCAAGGCCTGAACCGCATCTGTGTGGAAAATCACCCCCCTCTCGCGGGCAACTTCCCCTATGTCTCGAATCGGACTTACAACTCCGGTCTCGTTATTCACGTACATGCAGGAAACAAGAATCGTGCGCTCGGTAATCGCTTCCCGGAACTGCTCGGGGAAGACCCGTCCGAAGGGATCCACGGGAAGATAGGTGACTTCGAAACCCCTGCGTTCAAGAAACCTGAACGCTTCAAGACACGAGGCGTGCTCGACCGCGGTCGTAACCAAGTGGTTTCCCCTGTCAGAAAGAGCGTAGGCCAAGCCTTTTATGGCGAAATTGTTGCTTTCACTGCCCCCGGAGGTAAAAACTATTTCTCCCGGCCTCGCCCCGAGATAACCTGATACCCTCTCGCGGGCGCGATCAACCGCCGCGCGCGCAACGCTTCCAAGAGAATGAATGCTGGAAGGATTCCCATAATTTCCGGCAAGATATGGGATCATCTCTTCCAAAACGCGCGGGTCAAGAGGCGTAGTCGCGTTATAGTCAAAATATATGGAATGTCCGTTATCAGGCGACATTTTCTCACCATCGCTTAAACAGCTTGCATAACAGCGAATAATAACCGATCGACCGCGTAAATCACTGTGACACAGGACAGCGGGAGTACTCCGGATTCGAGTTATTTCAGCGGGCTAACGTCTTGGGGA
The Candidatus Dadabacteria bacterium DNA segment above includes these coding regions:
- a CDS encoding cysteine desulfurase family protein; protein product: MSPDNGHSIYFDYNATTPLDPRVLEEMIPYLAGNYGNPSSIHSLGSVARAAVDRARERVSGYLGARPGEIVFTSGGSESNNFAIKGLAYALSDRGNHLVTTAVEHASCLEAFRFLERRGFEVTYLPVDPFGRVFPEQFREAITERTILVSCMYVNNETGVVSPIRDIGEVARERGVIFHTDAVQALGKMEIDLADLPVDMASFSAHKICGPKGSGALYLKKGVALEPFVHGGGQERGKRSGTENVAAVCGFGYACELLRGELETENERLGKLRDRLFEELSREIEDVYLNGHPDTRVSNTLNVGFPGTPGDSVVMNLDTAGVAVSTGSACSEGNVDPSHVLVAMGLEEREALCSVRFSFGRFTRSEEVDRVIELLPAIVERIRTLQDF